The following DNA comes from Capsicum annuum cultivar UCD-10X-F1 chromosome 7, UCD10Xv1.1, whole genome shotgun sequence.
ATAGTATCACACCCTTCTCAAAGAAACCACACATAATATCATATACCGCTCATCGCTGGTTTGATAGGTAATAGTATCACACCCTTCTCAAAGAAACTATACATAATACTCTCGAGTCATATACGGCTCCGTCTTGAAAGCAAGATCTCTTTCCTTCGACCAATGGGTTGTGCTTAAACTTACACTTTACACCAACAATATACtcagtataatcccacaagtgaAATTCGGAGAGGAGTAGTGCGTACACAACCTTACCCCTATCTTGGTGAATATAGTAACGAAAAGGCCATGTGGGAAACAATTAAGAATAGAACAAGTCACAGCaacaaatttaaaaactgaattgtcattgtattattttaaccTTTGCGAAGGTCTATTGGTAGGTTGGTTAGCCTTTGCTTTGAAGTCCAAGGCTttggaaatagaaaaaagagCATCAATTTCTGGGATATTTATTCAAACTGCAAATTAAGTAGCAGACATAATAGGCTTGTAGTTTTAAAAGTAACATGATCTTTAAACTTgagcacaaaaaaaaaaaaaaaaaatactatgagGCAGCTTAGTCAAAATGCTAGCTACTTAATTAAGTTAAATATCTCGAGGACCAGCCGGCGCACAGTTCAAAACTCGATGGACAATGAGCCCACCACTCCATCTTCCATTTTTATACCAGGATTTTGTGAGCTCGAAACACGATGGAGAATGAGCCTGCTACTCTACCTTTACACTTCAATACTAAGATTTTGAAGTTGGCATGAAACTAGATGGATAATGAATCCGCGATTCTACCTTCTTCCACATAAAAACCAAGGATTTGCCTGGAATTTGAACAGTGGCAACATAGAGGAGTGACATCTGACCCTTAATCAACATATGATACATCACGGAATAGCCCTTTCGATTCATCATAAATCCATCTGCATTAAAAAAAGTTGACTAAATTCcttatcaagaaaagaaaaaataaaataaaaaggtcaGCGATGTCATCTGAAAAACTGGATCTCCGAGGCCACACCACACATTATAGGTTTTTCCACTGCATTTAAATAATTTCTACTGAAAAGATGATAAAAGAAGTAACACTTGAACTACAAAATCATGTTCCAGCATCTTAAGGGGATTTTTCTGCATCGTCACTAATCAGGCATTAAATGTTAATTCATAATGAACCAACACCAAGTGAAACCATGAAATAGCGTTAAATCCGTCCATGCCCCATTGAGACACTAAACAGCGTTCAGTTACTCATGTCAGATCAAAGTAAAAGCACAAAAAGGGAATCATCTACATCATGCACTATGCAATGAATTGTTCCATACCAACATTCAACAAGAGATGCACAAAGCAGATACATTGACATACTTGCATATGTAGAGAGGCTGTAATCCACCATTAGGCCTTGTTTCTAGGTGAGATCTCCTCTCTCTTTCTTCGTTAAACTTGCTCGGAGGAAGTACTTCACATGGACCTTGTATCTGGCCAGCCATTATCGTGCTACTACAATTAGACAAATAAACCTGTAGAAGAAGAAGCAGTTATGTAAAGAGAGTCTTATAGCATGCAGGTGGGTAAACAAATATGCAATTCATTCTCGAAAAGATCTTAAGGCTCCATCAACAAATTAACTGCAATCTCATGGAAGATCCTCTGCTTCAATCAAATAGCTGTTTCGAATAGTGTAACATGAAATATAGGAATAATTGTCTTTTTCCTTTCTAAGATGGAATGACAAACATAAAAGTAATCTTCTGTGTGATATTATAACTTTCTAACAAACATAAATTGTAACATTACCCTCAAAGAAGAATAAGATATATTCTCAATTTCAATATATACGACTCACGTTTTAAACCTCAATGATGCATTACTTGATACACATTCATAGCTATCAAGATATGAGATTCCTTTTACTAATCAAATTTTTAAACGTTGATGTGATATTTTCTCCCAAATAAGCTTAAGCGAAGTATCCAATCAAACATTGTCCTATTTAAATCAGTTAATTGAGGAATTGGGGTTTCCATTTCAtgagaaatttatttaataattctattctttttcttttcaagttcTTTTGTAGACAATTGTATGATCAGGTGGGACTTCTATCATCCAAGTGTTACAAATTTGGAGACCGAAATGATAGTTCTAATCTATCCTTTTGCtttatacaaaaactaaaattcaaactaaaatttTCGGGTCTGGAGCTCATGCAATAGAAACCCCAATTACTCAATTAAATACTTTAAATACTATCAAGCTTTATAAGTTTACCCCAAGTCCTTCATTAACTAACTCAAACACTATCAAGCAGCTAAGTTCGTAATgtattatcaaaataatcaatcCCCCAAAAAAGATTGAATCGCCTGTGGGCCACGTCCACCCCAATTGTGGTGAGAGTCAGAGACTGCTTTGGGGATTGACCTGTTGTTCATCTGAACCTCATATAGGATACTTCTTAGTAAACTTTTCTAGTGTGAATTCAATTCTCTTCTTCCTTTAATGAACTCTTGTAGTTGAATTGCTAATCAGTTAGCTCAAGATATATTTCTCTTGTGTTTACTAATTGCTTTTTCTATTTGAACCTATCATTTCTTTCTTATTCTAAATTTATCTTGGGTTGGTATATTTGGTAGTGTTAGCAAAGATTTCTTGTTTTTGTGTTAATCCTCATTCTTTCCTCCCTATCCTTTATGTTTATGTTCTTCATCTTAAGGATTGCTGGGTTTTCCATCAATGTGATTGAATTTCATGGGATTTCCCATGTAACTACCCGCCGTCCAAAGGCACCAATAGGGAGGCCAGACACAGCAAACTGACAAACTGGAGCACGGTGCAGATGGGTATAGATTCCCCACTGGAGGGGATATAAATGAGAGAACTTTTTGAGATGGAAGAAGGGAGAGACCTTAAGTAACACAAAAACAAATCTGCCTCTGCGATAGATAAATGGAAGTCTACAAAGTGTAGATAAAAGATTTTAACTCATCACATAGAACAAGAGTCAAAACATTCCTGAATCCTGGacaaaaatatccacaaaaatttttttttttataggttaGGATCCACAAAATTATCTAAGGtccaatttgaaatttctactttattttataaattgaaacTTCTGCTATTTTATGAAGGTAAATGCAAAATTCACTCAAAGGAGAGCAACccttttcaagggccaaaatattagatataaaaagagaaagaaaccaTTATAAATCCACTCACTTTCATAATTTGACCAAAAGAAGGAAACACCATATATGACCCAAAACAAAGAAAGTCCAAACAGATTGGCCTAAGCGCCTAGATCACCTACCTTTCTTCTTTTGAGCCATAAAAATGAAGCTGCACGTGTTCGTTTCTCTTATTACTTAAAAATAAGTTTAGTCGAAACGATAGCCTACAGCATATGTATTTACCTCATTGCTTTCCAAGCTACATGGACGGCCTACAGCATGTGGCAAGTCCCTTGAGAAGTAACACCGATTGACAGTAACCCATTTCATTCCTGTTTTTATATCCTCCCACATAGCCTGAAAAGAACAGGAAAAAGGTTTCTCCACGTGAACATCAAGGACACAtatcaaaagagtatttatatgCTAGCAAGACTACCAAAGACATGAATTTGGAAGCAAAAGCGGTCATAGACATCCACTTTTTTGCAAAGTGTAAACATTCACCCCCATTGCTCCTCTGAGAAAATAGTACTAAAAAAAAGAGTATAAAAACGTTGCTGgtctaaaaaaaattaacttaggAAAAGAAGATGACAAATTGGGACAACCAATGGTGTGCATGTATAAAAAGTGCTGTATCTTTTGGATAAGCATGTAGATGTATAAATTTACATCTGCTTAAGTGCACAGTGATAACTTGGAGACAAGAACAGGAAAATTTGCATTCACAAAGATAAATGTGCACATGCCTTCAAATCCCACAGGTAAAACATCATTGGTGAACCTAGTCCAAATACAATTTGGAGCAGTAACAACTCCAATAAATGCAAAGATGGAAACAATAATAAAGGGTAGGGTGCAATAAGTTTCCACTATCATGGGGGTTTTAGGAAGGGCCGGACCAAAGTGGGTCTATTGTACGCCACTTTACCTTGCATTACTGCAAGATGTTGTTTCCACGGCTTGATCAAGTGACCTTCCCCATCACATGTGGCAGTAACTCTAACCGTTGCACCAAGGCTCCTGTACTTGTATATTTGTTACTTGAGAAGGCCACAATATTGCAAATACAGTGACTTAGACAAGACTATGAATCAGACGACTTTCTTATGGCGAGATTGTTTAAAATATAATGAAATCAAATTCTTACCAGAAGCTTTGAAGGAATCAATCTCTCATCCTCAAAACGGATAACAGCATATTCTTGAACATTGTATATGAACCCATTGCAGCGACAGGATTGGTAATATTGCTTCTCATCCGCAACTTGAAGCACATTGCCAATCCAATCAACGCTATGAAAGTGATCTGATTTTGAGCTAACACATTCAGCATCACAATTTCTGGCAATAGGAGTTTCACCATGATTTGTCAGTCCGACACCTTGATTTTCTCTTTTACATTCATCACTTGAACTATTAGTCAAACCTGCTCCAGCACTAGATTGCTTAGAATCATTGACCATGGACAGACTAACAGGAAACTGCTGTGAAGGCATCTCTACACTATTCGCTACCTGTGCATGGCCATTGGCTTGCAGGGGATTGGCTTGCGAGTGATcaaatgagatgaaaactgttTCGGATTTCGCAGGAGGCTGAGAGTTCACTTCAACTACCTTCTCTTCAAAAGACCTATCAATCATCGAGCGAGCAGGAGAGAAACCGTTATCATTGGAAGACACCGACAAATTATTTGAACATATTCCCGAAGTCAAATTACTTGCAGGAGAAACTTTACTCTCCACATTTCCCTTACCGGACACATTATCATTTCCTCCCAttctttggtcattttccatcttCCGCCCAGACGGTAGTTGATTAAGGTTACTTTCCATGCCATTGGTAGTGGAATTCTGCAATGTGACATTTCGATTCCGCATTATCCTCGACTGTCCACCCTTCTCATCAGAACCAAAAGCTTTTCTATCCCCAGATGACTGAACTGCTGCTGCAATTGTAGGCATTTTAGAGGAATTGGTATTCCGCATTACACGACCATATTTAGGGGGCAGCGGCTTGCCATTGGTTATCAACAAGCACTTTCCACAATGCCATTCCCCACTAGGGccacattttttatttgttgtttggagACATTTTAGGTGATAGCCTTTTTCACAAGCATCACACACAAGAACATTGTCAACCTCATTTATTGTTGACATGCACATTTGGCAAGTCAAAGCCTTATTGATGTAATCACGGGATTCTACAGTCGGCTCAGGCAGCAGGGGCTGTAAAAATTTCTGAACAATCTTGGCAATTTCAGAATGAGTATTGCTTATGCTCGGAGGAGCATGACTAAAGCTCGTGCCTCGTAAATGAGGGTATGTATTtggtgaatttccagatgtgctCTGAGTAATAAATGGCCTAGATGTTGTTACTTGTGGTACCATAGTTGATCTGACATCAGCACGT
Coding sequences within:
- the LOC107878760 gene encoding uncharacterized protein LOC107878760 isoform X2; its protein translation is MVVVESDSLSGQKRKLPAVDDGGLELRVSKKTKAKGGVVEVAEMLLVLSAMGKMRGGRSPTDVEKEMVEEARERLAEMCMKFAPKDVFPCDGFGGVIEELGLNKVKEKSIVGGDWQPPKMSITEKLMATKRKMDKTQEFSLPSASYSSQRSQTAMGTTTERHNPSHIKMFPQPSHAVNSSGSFQAASPMGRGTPVSSASLPYQLPTSEVRPVITGGVLSDNLVRDSSSVAPPRVGRQHFQMDGRQSGSSHALQVQASTGSHSTLKTPTWSVLPASVSAARLGADNKVTPHGTTKVEGRADVRSTMVPQVTTSRPFITQSTSGNSPNTYPHLRGTSFSHAPPSISNTHSEIAKIVQKFLQPLLPEPTVESRDYINKALTCQMCMSTINEVDNVLVCDACEKGYHLKCLQTTNKKCGPSGEWHCGKCLLITNGKPLPPKYGRVMRNTNSSKMPTIAAAVQSSGDRKAFGSDEKGGQSRIMRNRNVTLQNSTTNGMESNLNQLPSGRKMENDQRMGGNDNVSGKGNVESKVSPASNLTSGICSNNLSVSSNDNGFSPARSMIDRSFEEKVVEVNSQPPAKSETVFISFDHSQANPLQANGHAQVANSVEMPSQQFPVSLSMVNDSKQSSAGAGLTNSSSDECKRENQGVGLTNHGETPIARNCDAECVSSKSDHFHSVDWIGNVLQVADEKQYYQSCRCNGFIYNVQEYAVIRFEDERLIPSKLLAMWEDIKTGMKWVTVNRCYFSRDLPHAVGRPCSLESNEVYLSNCSSTIMAGQIQGPCEVLPPSKFNEERERRSHLETRPNGGLQPLYICKWIYDESKGLFRDVSYVD
- the LOC107878760 gene encoding uncharacterized protein LOC107878760 isoform X1 — its product is MLLLFQISPLYILSTSYFSLGFVAFSPLSNGSILLSMSQIYGVIFGDPMVVVESDSLSGQKRKLPAVDDGGLELRVSKKTKAKGGVVEVAEMLLVLSAMGKMRGGRSPTDVEKEMVEEARERLAEMCMKFAPKDVFPCDGFGGVIEELGLNKVKEKSIVGGDWQPPKMSITEKLMATKRKMDKTQEFSLPSASYSSQRSQTAMGTTTERHNPSHIKMFPQPSHAVNSSGSFQAASPMGRGTPVSSASLPYQLPTSEVRPVITGGVLSDNLVRDSSSVAPPRVGRQHFQMDGRQSGSSHALQVQASTGSHSTLKTPTWSVLPASVSAARLGADNKVTPHGTTKVEGRADVRSTMVPQVTTSRPFITQSTSGNSPNTYPHLRGTSFSHAPPSISNTHSEIAKIVQKFLQPLLPEPTVESRDYINKALTCQMCMSTINEVDNVLVCDACEKGYHLKCLQTTNKKCGPSGEWHCGKCLLITNGKPLPPKYGRVMRNTNSSKMPTIAAAVQSSGDRKAFGSDEKGGQSRIMRNRNVTLQNSTTNGMESNLNQLPSGRKMENDQRMGGNDNVSGKGNVESKVSPASNLTSGICSNNLSVSSNDNGFSPARSMIDRSFEEKVVEVNSQPPAKSETVFISFDHSQANPLQANGHAQVANSVEMPSQQFPVSLSMVNDSKQSSAGAGLTNSSSDECKRENQGVGLTNHGETPIARNCDAECVSSKSDHFHSVDWIGNVLQVADEKQYYQSCRCNGFIYNVQEYAVIRFEDERLIPSKLLAMWEDIKTGMKWVTVNRCYFSRDLPHAVGRPCSLESNEVYLSNCSSTIMAGQIQGPCEVLPPSKFNEERERRSHLETRPNGGLQPLYICKWIYDESKGLFRDVSYVD